Proteins found in one Mustela lutreola isolate mMusLut2 chromosome 10, mMusLut2.pri, whole genome shotgun sequence genomic segment:
- the BARHL2 gene encoding barH-like 2 homeobox protein, giving the protein MTTMEGASGSSFGIDTILSSASSGSPGMMNGDFRPLGEARTADFRSQATPSPCSEIDTVGTAPSSPISVTMEPPETHLVAEGPQHHHHLHHSQPPPPPAAAPTQSLQPSPQQQPPPPQPQPQQQPPAQQLGSPASAPRTSTSSFLIKDILGDSKPLAACAPYSTSVSSPHHTPKQESNAAHESFRPKLEQEDSKTKLDKREDSQSDIKCHGTKEEGDREITSSRESPPVRAKKPRKARTAFSDHQLNQLERSFERQKYLSVQDRMDLAAALNLTDTQVKTWYQNRRTKWKRQTAVGLELLAEAGNYSALQRMFPSPYFYHPSLLGSVDSTTAAAAAAAMYSSMYRTPPAPHPQLQRPLVPRVLIHGLGPGGQPALNPLSSPIPGTPHPR; this is encoded by the exons ATGACAACAATGGAAGGGGCCAGCGGGTCGAGTTTTGGAATAGACACGATTTTGTCCAGTGCCAGTTCGGGCAGCCCCGGCATGATGAATGGAGATTTCCGCCCGCTCGGCGAGGCCAGGACCGCGGATTTTAGGAGTCAGGCCACTCCGTCCCCCTGTTCGGAGATTGATACCGTAGGAACGGCGCCTTCTTCTCCCATCTCAGTCACCATGGAGCCCCCGGAGACGCATCTGGTCGCAGAAGGGCCCCAGcatcaccaccacctccaccacagccaaccgccgccgccgcccgccgcggcCCCCACGCAAAGTTTGCAGCCTTCTCCCCAacagcagccgccgccgccgcagccgcagccgcagcaGCAACCGCCGGCCCAGCAGCTGGGCTCGCCCGCCTCGGCCCCCAGGACTtccacctcttcttttttaattaaggaCATCTTGGGCGACAGCAAACCACTGGCGGCGTGTGCGCCCTACAGCACCAGCGTGtcctctccccaccacaccccGAAGCAGGAGAGCAACGCAGCACACGAGAGCTTCAGGCCAAAGCTCGAGCAGGAGGACAGCAAAACCAAACTCGACAAGCGGGAAGATTCCCAGAGCGACATCAAATGCCACG GAacaaaggaggaaggagaccGGGAGATTACGAGTAGCCGAGAGAGTCCCCCAGTGAGAGCCAAAAAGCCTCGCAAAGCCAGAACAGCTTTCTCTGACCACCAACTCAATCAACTGGAGCGTAGCTTTGAGCGGCAGAAATACCTGAGTGTGCAGGACCGCATGGACCTGGCAGCTGCGCTCAACCTCACAGACACGCAAGTCAAGACCTGGTACCAGAACCGCAG GACCAAGTGGAAGCGGCAAACCGCGGTGGGCCTGGAGCTGCTGGCCGAGGCGGGGAACTACTCGGCCCTGCAGAGGATGTTCCCGTCGCCTTATTTCTACCACCCAAGCCTGCTGGGCAGCGTGGACAGCACCACGGCCGCCGCGGCTGCCGCAGCCATGTACAGCAGCATGTACCGGACTCCCCCCGCGCCCCATCCCCAGCTGCAGCGGCCCCTGGTTCCCCGCGTGCTCATCCacggcctggggcctggggggcAGCCAGCCCTCAACCCCTTGTCCAGCCCcatcccaggcaccccacaccccCGGTGA